CCTTTCATGGGTCATTTTCGTTTCTCTGAAAGTGTGAACGGGTTCAGGTCTGCCGGTTTCACACAAGGGTAACAATttgtcccctctctctcacatcTTGCCAGCAAGAAGAGCGGCAAGATCAAGACAGGTTACAAGTGCGACCACATCAACCTTGGCTGTGACGTTCACTACGACATTAATGGCACAGCCATCCACGGTGCTGCAGTGGTGGGCTATGagggctggctggctggctacCAGATGACCTTCGAGGCTGGCAGGAACAGGATCACCCAGAGCAACTTTGCAGTTGGATACAAGACTGACGAGTTCCAGCTCCATACGAATGTGTAAGATAACATGAAGCAGCAGATTGCCATGAGTAATATGCTCACATGTACCCTTCTGTTGTACCATTTCTCATGAACGGTTGAACCAGTATGGCTTCTCTTCTTCACTGTATAGTGTTAGTTTATGAGCAGTGTGACATACTGTAATCACTGCTGTGGATTTGGTGCAGTTCatataaattcaaatttaagGTAGCAAGGAGAATGCATGCCTATTGATGCTGTGCTGATGCCTGGTTTTAAAGCTGAccaggtgaaaaaaaacatcagtagatgtgtatgtgataaaaaaaacaatcaagttAAATACTGTGGTACTACCCAAGTCACAGGCTAAAAGCCCAGATGATTAACCTTGACTAGACCAAAGCCTTCAAACTCTGTTTTCTTATCCTTGTCTGGCTGACTAACTTGTTGCCTGCTTGGCTGTTTGCCGCTCACCCAGGTGCCTTGCAGTTATTTTTACACCCAGGTGATGGGATTTGCTATATTGCAAGTGAGATGGAGTGAATGGTTGGCAACCGTAAAGGGCTTGAGTGAAAAGTCAGAGTGAGGCAATGACAgacagtaagagagagagagagagagagagagagagagagggatagggCACAGTATTTGCCTTGTTTCCTGCTGTGTCCTTGGCCAAGCCTGTCTGTTTCAGTCTACAGCTGAAGTGGTGACGTGAGGTCAGATGAGGTGTAAAGCAGGCTTTATATCAGCATTTGTTTTGTACATACTCTGTGTACAAAACAGAACCATTTTTTGTTGAGTGGAGAGGAAAATATCACCTGTACAGAAAAAGCGTTTGTGTTACGGCAATATAAACGTATATTCcaatctgctgtttttcctcagaAATGATGGCACTGAGTTTGGTGGTTCCATCTACCAGAAGGTGAATGACAAGCTGGAGACAGCCGTCAACCTGGCCTGGACTGCTGGAAACAGCAACACCCGCTTTGGCATTGCCGCCAAGTATCAAATTGATCCTGATGCATCCTTCTCTGTGAGTAGTGTTTTAACCTGAAGTAGTAATTATAGTAGTGGTGTGGTCTAATTATAAAATCGGCTGCTAAAATTGGCAGTTTGGTGTCATTCTCCCTCAAGTGTCATGCAGTGAAACCAGCccctttctgtgtttgttttggctgttCAGGTTTTCTTGTCTTGCTCTAAAGACATATTCTGGGTGTCATCGCTATAAAGTAATATGCACTACGACTGGGCCTGGTGCCCTCTTAAATTCTGGGTCACTGTCTTTGCTGCATGCTCTGCCTATTTGACCAACTTGGAAGGATGGACCCAAATCCATGTGAACACATCACACTTAGTTGACTCTGAAAGCAGCCTCATTCAAGCCGAAATGGCCAGTGCAAGGAGTCTGTCTACTACAGAAAGGATCAGGCTAATTTAGTCCTGTCGATCACATTAGTCCTTAAATCCCACTTGCAGCAGAGCCAGTTAGTGTGAATggctgtttggtttgtttgtgtaattaTATGTATTTCTAACAACTATTATTAACATAATAATGTGGCTAACGTGCCATTCTGATGTGAAACAGATTTAGTGATGGGACTTTTAAATCACAGTATCGGTTTCAGACTTCAAAATGAATCaccgttttgtttttgttgacatttagCTTGGAGCAGTCATTAAATCACTCAGAATTGGCATGGTAAGTGTATCTATTAGTAATGTGAGTTCTCTGTGTGATTTTCATCCCCACAGGCCAAGGTGAACAACTCCAGCCTCGTGGGCCTGGGCTACACTCAGACTCTGAAGCCAGGTGAGTGAAATCTATATATAACTTAAGCCTCAATTATACTCCCTTGCGAATGCATACACGGACAGATAGAGACACCACAGACTTTTTAGTTGGCTTGATACCGACAATGTGCAGTTGGTGCCCTTGTAGCTTAGTGACTGTGCGGACTAATGCACATGGTCACAGCAAATTAGTGGGTACACATCCTACTAAGCTTAAATGGGCCAAAATACTAACCGTATTTACAAAGACCACTGTATTTGAATATTTACTGAGTACTTGAGACAACAttataacttttaaaaaatgccatttAACCAGGATTTTCAAAGTTTGAATTAGGTCATAATCTGAGTAGTGGAATTTAGAAGTTTATTATATGTGGATTTTTCAACTGAAGTAAATTTTAGACATACAAGGtaaatatttaatcaaaatATGGCTTTGAGGTAGTGTTTGCAGCTTTGCACAAAGGCAAACTAAACTGTTACTGAAAGTTTTGCAAAATGTCTGTGAAGGGTGAATTTCAGGACTACAACTTTCATTTCCACAAGGGTAAACAACAGTAGCAACATACATCACAAAAAGATGGAGTTTGGAATTTATTGCTGGAGGGAAAGATGGAGTGGAAAGACAAGATGGAGTGGAGAGAGGGATATTCAGTCAGTCAAGAATGGAATAGTTCAGTCAGCACCCTGTGCAATGGTTGGAAGTCGCAAGTAATGTATACATTTACACAGTTTCCTTGTCTGTGCATGACTTATCCTGATATGTCGGTTTCTGCAGGCATCAAGCTGacactctctgctctcctcgATGGCAAGAACATCAACGCTGGTGGCCACAAGCTTGGTCTTGGCCTCGAATTCCAAGCGTAGGAGGATGAGACAGATGCCCTTCCAGtgctccctgcacacacacattccccaccaaaaaaaaaatccaaatctgTTACTGATTAGCTAGCCCTCACAAAACCCTGTTTCCCCTAGATGTGCTACAGCTGGAAGCAAGACAGCATAAAGGTTAAATCGTTCCTGAGACGATCTACCACTTTTAAAGGACCACTTTAAGGGAACATTATATTTTGAAAATAGAGCCCAATTCAGAACAAAACTACAACAGTTTAACAGAAAGTTTTATCTTGAATTGTGTAGCTTGCAAGGGAAAAGTAGCCTTGAGTACATTCATGTTGGCCTCACTATTTGTCATTTTACGACATTCATACACAACGCTTTaatttgtgtctctctgctttcaAATGCAGATAAAAGGGAAAATCAAAACTAGGTTAGCCCAAAATGCATAAAGGGCTTGACACAGTTAGCGTACAGTTGAGTAGTTACACCACCAGATGGTACTGTTGCATAGCACCACAAAGCACTCCACACTCAAAAGGTGTAGTGGTGAGTTTTATTTGATCACTTTTGCACTCGAAAGCCCAAGAGTTTGTCTGGATAAATTAAACAATGGGAAGGGTTAGTTGTCCCTGTTGTAAGCAGCTGTCAGTAGCTCAAAGAGACACTACACCCCAATGtgtacattttgtgtttttgtctcacttgtcttttgtgtctgtgcatttggTGTGAATCATGTCTTTTGTTACATAtagcaaaaataatattttatggACAGTCTTGCATAGTTTAATCCACCTGTGAAGTCTTGCGAAGGCAAAGACTTGTCAACTCTTCCTGGTTGAGCAAATGAAAGGAAACCTATCATGCACACAGTTGAACCTCTCTGGAGAAGTACTTCTTTAAAGGAGAATGAAAAGAATAAATACAGTGGACAGGAAATGGTCGTCTTCCACACTGGTTATGGGAATCATGCTTAGTGTACTTGACAGTATTGTCATtccctgaaataaataaaaaacatcttgAACCAGTTTCTTATTGTATTTGTTCTTGTGtcttttgaagcagaaaattatattgttttatcTTGATTTTGAAGTTCACTGGGTTAATGTTTATTTCACTCTTCAGCTGTAACTAACAGTTATCTTCTCTCTTTGTGGACACCTCTTTACGgcactaaaaaaatatataatattgttttattatcttaCCATTTAATGGTTCATCCTATTTGATAGTAAACTCTACATTGTGTTTTTGATAGCTGGCCAAACAAAACAGCATATACTCACTTGGATTTTGGGAAATAATAATGGGCCTTTTTCACTCTGACATTTGTGGAGTCCCTGTATAAAACCAGAACCACAAGATGGAGAATAGATAAGCCATCATAACTGACACTGTACTTGAGTAGAGCAAATTGTTAACAAATGACATAGGCtagagcaggggtgtccaaactgttcctggctgcaggtttttgttccaaccaatgaagagcacacagcttgaccaatcaactgtctgaagagtgagatcagttgattaaatgagccAAGTCAGGTGTGATGCTGCttggttgaaacaaaaaaactgcagccacacggccctttgtggaacagtttggacacctctgggcTAGAGTAAAGCTGGGGCTTTTGGGATTCTTTAGCAGTAGCCCACTTTGACTGGTTGGTAGTCCAGCCTCACCAACATCTCACTCTGAAGTGAATCTGTCTGGAGGGTGACCACACATTAGAAGCAGCTGACATTAGTCACAACGCAATGACTCAGACCTTAAGCACCCAATTTACTAAACCACAAATCACTCACTCACCCTCTCCCAGTGTTGCCAGATTGCTCCAGTTTGGGCTATTTTTTGTACTGTGATGGCGGTTTTACACCTGCGAACTTTAGACTATATTCCACAGATTCAAACTTGTCCAGGATTCATCGGGTTTTTAAGTTTTCATCAGTTTAAGAGTAATGTATCCTGCAAACAGGAACTGTTGGTGGTCAATTCGGCTtatttaattttccaaaatgtaaacaaacatcgGCTTGTAAACGATTAGCTGTTATCTGTTTATATGAGGGAAGAATGTTTAATGAAACATTAtccaaaaaatatattttaagcatatatatgtaaaatgtacaaaactgGGCTATTTTTTTTACGAGGATTGGTCAAGTCCTAGGCTCTGGGTGGGCTacttttttttcggtcaaatcTGGCAACAGTCAcgccctgtgtgtgtatgtgtgcagtgtgtagcCATGCTAAACCACGCCTCTTCAGTTACTCACGTATCAACATGGCGACATGCAGGAAGATGGGGCGAAACAGGGGGgatatttgtgttatttttctgcttattttcGTCCAACTGTTTGTCAGCGGCTGCCTGTCAGCTCCAGTCGCTCCTTCAGGTATGTCATACATATATGAAGTTTCTCAGCTGATGACTAGTTTTTAACCAACCAACAGGATAGCGTGTTAACAGGCTAGCTAGTGTCTGTTAGCTAACGCCAGTGTAGCTAACATTTGGCTTGTACGTCATGCTAGCAGCCACGGTGTACGGTCGGTAACAGACGGCCTGTATTCCCCggaaaagtaataaaacagaatttttaATACTCGAGTCCGTATCAGAGTGTTATAGTacagtgtataaaaaaaataagttttccAAAAACGCCTGACGACTCcgtcttgtttttaaaatgttagtGAGATGGTCAGTTGATACAGTGTCGAAACGCTCGTATGTTTAGACGTTATTTGTGTCAGTACAAAATTTGTACGTGCACTTGACAGTGTTTCAAATAACCTTGTGAAGTCTGCAGTCATAACGAGAATCTAGAAATCATCAAACATGGATGTCATGTTTTGCTTATCAGACCTCACAACCAGCTTAAGTCTGCACTGGGTATAAGGTTT
This genomic stretch from Toxotes jaculatrix isolate fToxJac2 chromosome 12, fToxJac2.pri, whole genome shotgun sequence harbors:
- the vdac1 gene encoding voltage-dependent anion-selective channel protein 1; its protein translation is MAVPPTYVDLGKSARDVFTKGYGFGLIKLDLKTKSENGLEFTSTGSANTETSKVAGSLETKYKWAEHGLTFTEKWNTDNTLGTEITLEDQLAKGLKLTFDSSFSPNTGKKSGKIKTGYKCDHINLGCDVHYDINGTAIHGAAVVGYEGWLAGYQMTFEAGRNRITQSNFAVGYKTDEFQLHTNVNDGTEFGGSIYQKVNDKLETAVNLAWTAGNSNTRFGIAAKYQIDPDASFSAKVNNSSLVGLGYTQTLKPGIKLTLSALLDGKNINAGGHKLGLGLEFQA